The window TCGACTTCAGCTTCTGGCTGGGCAACCAGGGCCTCGAATACACCAGCATGGGCCGCGTCTGGCAACTGCTGCTGTTCGTCGGCCTGCTGTTCTGGGTCTTCCTGCTCGGCCGCGCGCTGTGGCCGGCATTGACCACGCCCTCGGCCTCGCGCGGCCTCGTGGCGATGGTGTTTCTTTCGGCCACCTGCATCGGCGGCTTCTACTCCGCGTCGCTCGCCTGGGGCCAGCACAGCCACTACTCGATGATCGAGTACTGGCGCTGGTGGCTGGTGCACCTCTGGGTGGAAGGCTTCTTCGAAGTCTTCGCCACCGCCGTCGTCGCGCTCATCTTCACCCGCCTGGGCCTGGTGCGCACCGAAAGCGCCAACCGCGCCATCATCGCCGAGACGATCGTGTTTCTGTTCGGCGGCATTCTCGGGACGCTGCATCACCTCTACTTCACCGGCACGCCGACCTCGGTGATCGCCGTGGGCGCCGTGTTCTCCGCGCTCGAGGTGGTGCCGCTGACGCTGATCGGCCTGCAGGCGCTGCAGACCTACCGCCGCTCACAGGCCATGCCCTGGCTCGCCGCCTACAAGTGGATCGTCATGTGCTTCGTGGCCGTGGGGTTCTGGAACACCATCGGCGCCGGCGTGCTGGGCTTCGCCATCAACCCGCCCGCTTCTCTCTACTACGTCCAGGGGCTCAACATGACGCCCGCGCACGGACATGCCGCGCTCTTCGGGGTCTACGGCATGCTGGGCATCGGGCTCATGCTGTTCTGCCTGCGCGGCCTGTACGCGCGCCCGCTGCACGCCGACGGCCTGCTGAAGGCCGCGTTCTGGAGCCTCAACATCGGTCTTGCGATGATGGTGTTCCTGTCGCTGCTGCCGGCCGGCATCTACCAGGCTTGGGCCAGCGTCACCGAGGGGCTGTGGTACGCCCGCTCCGCCGAGATCGTGCATTCGCGCGTGATGGAGGCGCTGGTCTGGATGCGCGTGCCGGGCGACATCGTCTTCGCCGCCGGCGCGGTGTTCCTGGCCGGATACGCCTTGCGGCTGCTGCGCCGCCCCGCGCCGCAGTCCACGCGGCAGGCCTCGCCGAAGGGCGGCGCCGCCCTGGCCGCCCAGGCCCACCGTGCACGCGAACTCTGACGCGGTCCGCCCGCCACGGCCATGAAGCTCACCGCCTTCACCGACTACAGCCTTCGCATGCTGATCTACCTCGCCGCGCAGCCCGGGCGGCGCGCCACCATCGCGGAAATCGCGTCGTCCTTCGGGGTGTCGGAGCATCACCTGACCAAGGTGGCCCATGCGCTCGGCAAGCAGGGCTGCCTCGCCAACGTGCGCGGCAAGGGCGGCGGCCTGTCGCTGGCCAGGGCGCCGGCTTCCATCAACATCGGCGAAGTCGTGCGCTTCACGGAAGCCAGCACGATCGCCGAGTGCTTCGGCGAAGGCGGCGGGGAATGCCGCATCACAGGCCTGTGCCGCCTGCGCGGCGTGCTGGACGAAGCGGTGGCTGCCTTCCATGCGGTCCTGCACCGCTACACGCTGGCGGATCTCGTCGGCAACCGGGAGGCGCTGTCGGCCATCTTCTTTGCCGACCGGGCGCCGGCATCCGCGCATGCCAAGGGGCAGGCATGAGTGCCGCGCCCTGCAGCCCCGCGGCCTTCCCCTACGAAGGGCCGGAAGAGCTGCGCCAGCCGATCAACGAGGCGCTGTCGCGCGTGGTCGACCCGGAAGTCGCGATGAACATCGTCGACGTCGGACTGGTCTATGGCGTCGCGGTGCACGACACCGCGGTGCACGTGCGGATGACCATGACCTCGGCCGCCTGCCCGGTGATCGACCTCATCGTCGAAGACGCGGAGCACGAGCTGGACAAGGTGATTCCCTCGCAGCTGAAGATCCGCACGGAGCTGGTGTGGGAGCCGCCCTGGACGCCCGCTCGCATGAGCGCCAACGCCAAGCGGTTCATGGGATGGTGACCGCCGCCTTTTCCGCCGCCGGACGCCGCCGCCGCGCACCGGTCCCCCGCACGCGGAGCGTCGCCCGCGTGCTGCTCGCCGCGCTCGCGGGCCTGTCGCTGGCGGGGGGCGTCGCCGGCGGGCTCTGGCGGCTTGGCATCGCGGTGCCCGACCCGCTCTCATTCGGCCGCGCGGGCCAGGTGCTGCTGGTGCACGCAGCCCTCATGATCTGCGGCTTTCTCGGGACGGTCATCGGCATCGAGCGCGCGGTGGCCGTCAAGCACCCGGCCGCCTTCCTCGCCCCGCTCGCCTCGGGCGCGGGCGCGCTGTGCCTGGCCTTCGGGCAGCATGCCGCCGGCGCATGGCTGGGCGTGGCCGCGGCGCTGCTCTTCCTCGCGGTGAATGCGGCGGTCGTGCGGCGCCAACGCGCTGCCCACACCCTGCTGCTGCTGGCGGCAGCGGGCGCCTGGGTGGCCGGCAGCCTGCTGTTCGCGGTCGGCCACGACGGCGATGCGGTGTTCCCCTGGTGGTTCGCCTTCCTCATCATGACGATCGCCGCCGAGCGCCTGGAGATGACGCGGCTGATGCGCCGTCGCCCCGCGGCCAACCTCACGCTCCATGCCGTGCTGGCGCTGCTGCTGGCCGGCGCGGCCTGGTCGGGCGCGGCGCCACGTGCCGGGGGGTTGGTGTATGGCGCGGCGCTCGTGCTGCTGGCGGCCTGGCTGGTGCGCTTCGATATCGCGCGGCGCACGGTGTTCACGCACGGTCTCAGCCGCTACATGGCGGTCTGCCTGCTGTGGGGCTATGCGTGGCTCGGCGTGGCCGGCGCCGCCTGGATCGCCATGGCGCTCGGCGCGCCGACCCGCGACGCAGCGCTGCATGCACTGGGTCTCGGCTTCGTCTTCAGCATGATGATGGGCCACGCGCCGGTGGTGCTGCCGGCGATCGCACGGGTCAAGCTGCAGTTCGGCGCGTTCTTCTACCTGCCGCTGGCGGCCCTTCACCTGTCCCTCGTCACGCGCCTGGGGCTCGGGTTCTTCAGCGACACGTTGCGCGGGGCCGGCGCCGCCCTCAACGCGGCAACGATCGGCTTCTTTGCCGCCACCGTGGCGGGTGCGGCCGTGGCGTGGCGTCTCCAACATGGCGCCGCCGGCGCCGGAAAGTCCAGGTAATGGCCTCCTTCTTCGCCGTCAGGCATGCGCAACCCCCCGCCCCCCGAGTGCACGGCTTCGCCTTGTGGCAGCTCGGCTTCCGGCCGTTTTACCTGCTGGCCAGCGCCTTCGCCGCCCTGTCCATCGCCGTGTGGGCGGCGCAGTTCTCCGGCTGGTTGCCGCTGGCCTACCTGCAGGGACCGCTGTGGCATGCGCACGAGATGCTGTTCGGCTTTCTCCTGGCGGTGATCGTCGGCTTCCTTTTCACCGCGGGACGCAACTGGTCCGGGCGGCCCACGCCCACCGGGGTGCCGCTGGCAGCGCTGGTGGCGCTCTGGCTGGCCGGACGCGTCCTGGTCCTCACGCCGCTCGGCTGGACCGCTGCCCTCGTCAACGCGGCGTTTCCGCTGGCCAGCGCGATCGCCCTGGCCGTTGCGCTCGTCGGCGCGCGCAATCGCCGCAACTACTTCTTCGTCGGGCTGCTGCTGCTGATGTCCGCTGCGGCGCTGGCCTTCCACCTCTCGGTGCTCGGCGTGGTCACGTTGCCGGCATGGATCGGCATCCAGCTGGCGCTGGACATCCTGCTGTTCATCATGGCCGTCATGGGCGGGCGCGTGATCCCGATGTTCACCAACAACGGCGTTCCGGGCGCCGGCGCGACGAGCCGCCCCGGTATCGAGCGGGCGGCGCTCGGCGGCGCGCTCGCCCTGCTCGCGGCTGATGCGTCGGGCCTGCCGCCCAGCGCCGTGGGTGCGGTCGCGATCGCCGCGGCGCTCGCGCATCTCGGGCGATGGCTGCTGTGGCGGCCGTGGAAGACGCTGGCGAATCCGCTCGTCCTGGTGCTGCACCTGGCCTACGCGTGGATCCCCCTCCATCTGGCCCTGCGCGCGTTGGCATCGCAGGGCTGGGTCGCCCCCTCGCTGGCGACCCACGCACTGACCGTGGGAGCGGCGGGAGGCCTCGTGATCGGCATGATGGTGCGCACCGCGCGAGGCCACACGGCCCGGCTCCTGCGCGCCGACCGGGTCGACACCGCCTGCTTCGTGCTGGTCCTGCTCGCAGCGCTGGTGCGCGTCCTGGTGCCGCTCGTCGCGCCGTCGCAGACCCTCGTCGCCATCCTCGGGTCCGCCGTCTTCTGGACCTGTGGCTTCGGCCTCTACGCGCTGCGCTACGGGCCGGTGCTGACGCGGCCGCGCCTGGACGGCAATCCCGGCTGAGCCTGCCGGACAAGGCTCAATGCGACGAGACGTACTCCACCGCCTCGCACAGCGCCGGCCACACGGGAGGCGTCGCCTTTGCCGGCCTGGCGGCCCTGGGCAACTCGATGCGCGCGCTTCGCAGATGGAGGGCGAGCGCCGCGTCCATGGTCTGGACGTGCTTTTCATACCAGCCCCGCAGCTGGCGCGCCATCTCGCGCACCTGCAGAAGCCGGCCTTCCTCGGCCTGCAATGCGCCTTCGCGCATCACCCCCAGCACCACGCGGTGCTGGATCTCGTGGTCCTTGCGCGCCGCATGGCCGCTCGCCCGCATCCACACGTCCTCGCGCGCGAAGTTCTCTGCGGCGCAAGCCACCAGGTCCCGCCACGCCGAGGGCAGGCGGGCGTTGTCGGCCTCGTCGACCCGCGTCAGGAGGTCGATGAACTCCCCACAGGCGTCGTCCATGAAAGGGAGGTGGAGCGCAAGCGCTTCCGAGGGGGCCGAGGCAGCCATGTGATCTCCTTGGGTACGTAATGAAAGAGAGGCTATCGGCGTCCGGCCCCGGCGTATTGACATGGCTCAACGTTCCGGCGCGCGCAGTGGTGGCCGGCCGGTCGCGCCGGGCGAAATTCACAGACCTTGCGCTAGCGCAAGGGCACGTTGCGTTCAGCAGCTTCCAATGGCGGCGCCATCCCCCACCCACCGAAGGAGACCCCATGGACGAAGATCTGGTTCGGCGCATCGCCAGCCACCCGCAATACCAGGCGCTGAAATCGAGGCGCACGCGCTTCGGCTGGATCCTCACCCTCTTGATGCTGGTCGTGTATTACGGCTTCGTCATGCTGGTGGCCTTCGACAAGCCCTTCCTCGCGCAACGGCTCGGCGAGGGCGTCATGACGCGAGGCATCCCGATCGGCTTCGGCGTCATCCTCTTCACCATCGCGATCACGGCCTACTACGTGAAGCGCGCCAACGCCGAGTTCGACACGCTCTCCGAGGCGGTTGCCAAAGGGGTGCTCAAATGAAGGCGTCATCCCTTGCCGCGCGCCGGGCGCTGGTCCTCGCCAGCCTCGTCGCCGCGTCCGCAGCGGCGTGGGCGGCAGGCGCCGATCTCGGCCAGACCCAGAAGCAGGCGACCAACTGGACCGCCATCGGCATGTTCGGCCTGTTCGTCCTCGGCACGCTGTTCATCACCAAATGGGCGGCGGCGAAGACCAAGTCGGCCGCCGATTTCTATACTGCCGGCGGCGGCATCACGGGTTTCCAGAACGGCCTGGCGATCGCCGGCGACTACATGTCGGCGGCATCGTTCCTCGGCATCTCGGCCGCGGTGATGGCCGCGGGCTACGACGGCCTGATCTACTCCATCGGCTTCCTCGTAGGCTGGCCCGTCATCACCTTCCTGATGGCGGAGCGGCTGCGCAACCTGGGCAAGTTCACCTTCGCCGATGTCGCGGCCTTCCGCTTCAAGCAGTCGCCGGTGCGCATCTTCGCGGCATCGGGCACGCTGGTGGTGGTGGCGTTCTACCTGATCGCCCAGATGGTGGGCGCCGGCCAGCTGATCAAGCTGCTGTTCGGCCTCGAATACTGGATCGCAGTCGTCATCGTCGGCTCGCTGATGATGGTGTACGTGCTCTTCGGCGGCATGACCGCCACGACCTGGGTCCAGATCATCAAGGCCTGCCTGCTGCTCGGCGGCGCCACCTTCATGGCACTGTCCGTGCTGTGGCATTTCGGCTTCAGCCCCGAGGCGATGTTCGCCGGCGCGGTGAAGGTCAAGACCGACCTGGCGCTCAAGGACGGCAAGACCGCCGAGGCGGCCGCCGCCATCGGCCAGTCGATCATGGGGCCAGGCAACTTCGTCAAGGACCCGATCTCGGCCATTTCCTTCGGCATGGCGCTGATGTTCGGCACCGCCGGCCTGCCGCACATCCTGATGCGCTTCTTCACCGTGCCGAGCGCCAAGGAAGCGCGCAAGTCGGTGATGTGGGCCACCGGGTGGATCGGCTATTTCTACCTGCTGACCTTCATCATCGGCTTCGGCGCCATCACCTTCGTGCTCACGAACACCCAGTTCATCGACACCAAGGGCGGCCTGATCGGCGGCGGGAACATGGCGGCCATCCACCTCGCCAATGCAGTGGGCGGCAACGTCTTCCTCGGCTTCATCTCGGCGGTGGCCTTCGCGACGATCCTGGCGGTGGTGGCCGGCCTGACGCTGTCGGGCGCCTCGGCGGTTTCGCACGACCTCTACGCAACCGTCGTCAAGGACGGCAAGGCGGACAGCGCCTCGGAGCTGCGCGTCTCGCGCATCACCACCGTCGCGCTCGGCATCCTGGCGGTGCTCCTCGGCATCGTGTTCGAGAAGCAGAACATCGCGTTCATGGTGTCACTGGCGTTCGCCATCGCGGCGTCGGCGAATTTCCCGGTGCTGTTCATGTCGGTGCTGTGGAAGGGCTGCACCACGCGCGGCGCGGTGATCGGCGGCTTCCTCGGGTTGATTTCCTCGGTGGCGCTGACGGTGGTCTCGCCGTCCGTGTGGGAGGCGACCCTGGGCCATCCCGCGGGCTCGGCCCTCTTCCCCTACGCGTCGCCCTGCCTGTTCTCGATGACCCTCGGCTTCCTGGGCATCTGGGTCTTCTCGCTCCTGGACAGCAGCAAGCGCGCCGATGTCGACAAGCGAGGCTTCCTCGCGCAGCAGGTGCGGTCGGAGACCGGCATCGGCGCCTCCGGCGCCAGCGGACACTGAGGACGACAGCCATGGCAGGCGGCGAGGCCGAGAGGGTGCCAGGGCCGCTCCTCTTTCCCTGCGACCTCGAAGCCATCGCAAGGCAGATCGACACGGCCGCCGGTGTCTCCGACCTGGCGGGATCGGCCGCGCGGGTGGATGCCATGGTGGCGCTTCTGCACGACGGCGGGCTGAAGATCGAGCGCATCGCGAAGCTGGTCGGAGACCTCAACAAGCGCCTGATCGCACGGCTGTGGTCGCTGCTGGCGCCGCCTGCGCTCGTGGCCAACGGCTGCCTCGTCGTCATGGGCAGCGAAGGACGCGGCGAACAGCTGCTGAAGACGGACCAGGACAATGCCCTGCTGCTGCGCGACGGCTTCGAATGTCCCGGGCTCGAACGCATCGCCGCACAGTTCAGCGGCGCGCTGGCCGAGCTGGGCTACCCGCCCTGCCCGGGCGGCATCATGCTCGTCAACCCGCTCTGGCGGCAGCCGCTGGCGGCGTTCCGGGAGGCGCTGCGCGACTGGGTCTACGGCGGCGCTCCGGAGGGCCCGATGCACCTGGCCATCTTCGTCGACAGCCGGGTGGTCGCCGGCGATGCCACCCTGCTCGAGCAGGCGCTCGACCATCTCGACGTGATCCTCGATCGCACCGATGTCTTCTTCGCGCGCTTCGCCAGCGCGATCGAGCGCTTCGACGCCCATGCGAATTGGTGGCACCGCCTGGTCGCGCGCGGGGACGACGAAGCGCTGGACCTGAAGAAGCTCGGCACCTTCCCGATCGTGCATGGCGTGAGGGCGCTGGCGCTGCAGCAGCGCCTGCGCGCCACCGGCACGCAGGAGCGGCTGCGGCTGCTGGTGGAGCGGCAGTTGCTCGACCCCCTCCTCGCGCGCGACGTGCTCGATGCGCTGCACTTCCTGATGGGCTTGAAGCTGAGCTGCCAGCTGCGCCAGAAGCAGGCCGGCCGCGTGCCCGGCAACCTGGTGCGGCCGTCCGAGCTGGCCACGCTGGAGCGCGAGACGCTGCGCGGCGCGCTGAACATCGTGCGCCGCTTTCGCGGGGAGATCCATCTGCGCTTCCGCCTCGATGCCCTGTAGCAAAAGGAGCAAGCATGTCCGAAGGCCCGAAGTCCCAACGCCTGCTCGGCCTCTGCGCGCTGGGCTGGCTGCTGCTCAACGTGCCGCTGCTCACGCTGTGGGACCGCCCCGTCATGGTCTGGGGCCTGCCGCTGATGCCGCTGGCGCTCTTCGCCGGCTGGGCTGTCCTGATCGCATGCGCCGCATGGATCGCCGAAACACCCGGCGACACCTGACATGCCTGCCGCGCCCCTCGTGATCGTCGCCGCCTTCGGCTACCTGGCGGTGCTGTTCGCGATCGCGCACTACGGCGACCGGCGCGCCCGCGAGGGCCGATCCGTGATCGGCAGCCCCTGGGTCTACACGCTGTCGATGGGCGTCTACTGCACCGCCTGGACCTACTTCGGCAGCATCGGCCGGGCCGCCTCGTCGGGCCTGTGGTTCCTGCCGATCTACCTCGGCCCGACGCTGGCGATGCTGGTGGCCTGGACGGTGCTGCGCAAGATGATCCGCATCGCGCGCAGCCAGCGCATCACCTCCATCGCCGACTTCATCGCCAGCCGCCACGGCAAGAGCCCGCTGCTGGCGATGCTGGTCACGCTGATCGCGGTGGTGGGCATCCTGCCCTACGTGGCGCTGCAGCTCAAGGCAATCGCGAGCGGCTATGCGCTGCTGGTCGACCCGGCCCCGCAGCCGCTGCCCTGGTGGCGCGACAGCACCCTGTATATCGCGCTGGTGCTGGCCGGCTTCACGGTGGCCTTCGGGGCGCGGCATCTCGACACCACCGAACGCCACGAGGGCATGGTCGCGGCGATCGCCTTCGAATCGCTGGTGAAGCTCCTCGCGTTCCTGGCCGTCGGCGCCTTCGTCACCTGGGGCCTGTTCGATGGGCCTGCCGACCTGTTCAAACGCGCGGCAAGCCGGCCGGACCTCGCACCGCTGCTCGGCCTCGGCCGCAGCGCCGGCGGCGACTTCGCGGGCGGCCAATGGTTTGCACTCACGCTGCTCGCGATGCTCTCGGTGCTCTTCCTGCCGCGGCAGTTCCAGATGATGGTGGTGGAGAACGTCGACGAACGCCACGTGCGGCGCGCCGCCTGGGCGTTCCCGCTGTACCTGCTGCTGATCAACCTGTTCGTGCTGCCGATCGCGCTGGGCGGGCTGCTGCACTTCCAGGGCGCCGGCGAGAACCCGGAGACCTTCGTGCTCTCGCTGCCGCTGGCCGCCGGTCGCCCGGGGCTGGCGCTCGCGGCGTTCATCGGCGGGCTCTCGGCGGCCACCGGAATGGTGATCGTCGAAGCCATCGCCGTGTCCACCATGGTGTGCAACGACCTCGTGATGCCGCTCCTGCTGCGCGCCGGCCTGCGCACCGCGCGCGACCTGGGCGGCGTATTGCTGGCGGTGCGCCGCGCAGTGATCGTGGCGCTCCTGTTGCTGGGCTACCTGTACTACCGCATCGCGGGCGAGGACTATGCGCTGGTCAGCATCGGGCTGATCAGCTTCGCCGCCGTCGCGCAGTTCGCGCCCGCGATGCTCGCGGGAATGTACTGGCGGGGAGGCACCCGCCTCGGCGCGTTGGCGGGCCTGGGGGCGGGATTCGTGCTGTGGGGCTGGACGCTGATGCTGCCGTCGATTGCCAAGTCGGGCTGGATGCCGTCCCGCTTCATCGACGAGGGGCCCTTCGGCATCGCATGGCTGCGGCCCGAGCAGTTGCTGGGCCTCGCCGGCCTGGACAACCTGACGCACGCGCTGTTCTGGAGCCTGCTGGCCAACTGCGTGCTGTACTTCGGGGTCTCGCTCCTGGGCCGGCCCTCGGCGCACGAAGCGAGCCAGGCGCTGACCTTCGTCGACGTGTTCGAGCGCACCGAGGAAAGCCATGCCCTCGATGGCGGCCCGGTGTTCTGGCGCGGCACCGCAAGGCTGGACGACCTGCGCGGGCTGGCCGCCCGCTTCCTGGGCGCGGACGCCGCCGAAAAGCTGTTGCAGGACTACGCGCGGCGCCGCGGCCTCTCCGGGGCGCAGCAGATCGGCGCCGATGCGCGGCTGGTGCAGTTCGTCGAACGGCAGCTCGCCGGTGCCATCGGCAGCGCCTCCGCGCGCGCCATGGTGGCCTCGGTGGTGCACGAAGAGCCCCTGGACCACGACGACGTGTTGCGCATCCTGGACGAGGCGTCGCGCGAGACGGCCGCGCTGCGCGCCCACTCGCAGGCGCTGGAGGAGAAATCGCTTTCGCTGGAGCAAGCGACCGCCGAGCTCAGCGAGCTCAACGAGCAGCTCAAGGGCCTCGACCGGCTGAAGGACGACTTCATGTCCTCGGTGACGCACGAGCTGCGCACACCCCTGACCTCGATCCGCGCGCTCACCGAGCTGATGCTCGACGACCCGGGCATGGAAGCCGCGCAGCGCCAGCACTTCCTCGGGCTGGTGGTGGCCGAGACCGAGCGGCTGACGCGGCTGGTCAACCAGGTGCTGGACATGGCGAAGATCGAGTCGGGCGCCGCCGAATGGCGCAGCACGGACATCGACCTGTGCGCGCTGGCGCGGCAGGCGGTCCAGACCACGCAGGAGCTGTTCCGCGAGCGCGGCGCGACCGTGGCGCTCCACCTGCCGGAGGCGATGCCGCCGCTGCAGGCCGACCCCGACCGGGTGATGCAGGTGCTGGTCAACCTGCTGTCGAACGCCGCGAAGTTCGTGCCGCCGGGCGCCGGGCGGGTCGAGCTGCGCCTGCGCGCCGAGGACGGCCGCGCCGTTTGCACCGTGCGCGACAACGGCCCGGGGGTGCCGCCCGCGCAGCAGGCGCTGGTGTTCGAGAAATTCCGCCAGGGCGGCGATGCGGCGCACCGGCCGCAGGGAACCGGCCTGGGCCTGCCCATCAGCCGCCGCATCGTCGAGCACTTCGGCGGCCGCATGTGGCTCGAGCCGGCACCGGGCGGCGGCGCCTGCTTCGGCTTCGAGCTGCCCCTGCGACACGAGGCCACGCAAGAGGAGACAAGTCCATGAGTTTCAAAGTGCTGATCGCCGACGACGAACCCAACATCATCATCTCGCTGGAGTTCCTGATGAAGCGCGAGGGCTACGACGTGAGCATCGCGCGCGACGGCCAGCAGGCGCTGGACGCGATCCGCCGGCTGCGGCCCGACCTGGTGCTGCTGGACGTGATGATGCCGGTGCGCTCCGGCGTCGAGGTGCTCCAGGCGGTGCGCGCCGATGAGGGCCTCGCCGGCACCCGCATCCTGATGCTCACCGCCCGAGGGCGCGAGAACGACATTGCCAAGGGCATGGCCCTGGGCGCCGACGCCTACATGACCAAGCCCTTCTCGACCCGCGACCTGGCCGAACGCGTCCGCCGGATGCTGTCCCCATGAGAGCCGATGCGGGCGAGCTCGCCGCCATGCTGGCGCCCGGCTCTTTGCTGGGACTCGCCGGCCTCGGGGTGGGCGCCCTGTTGGCGGCGACCTTGGACCCGGCCGAGCGCGAGGCCCTGGGCGCCATGCTGGCGCCGCGCGCCGCGCTGCTGGGGCTGGCCTGGGCCGTGCTGGCCGTCGCGCTGGGCGCGCTGGGCCGGCGCGCCCATGCCGTGTGGGTTCGGCAGCCGGCCCGGCTTGCGGAGGCGGCCCAGGCGCTGCTGGCCGCCGGCGAGGCCGTGCGTGAAGCGGCCCTGCCCGCTGCATCGCCGTGCGGCGCCGGGGCCCGGGCGCTGGCCGACACCGCGGGCCGCCTCGCGCGCCAGCGCGACGCCCTGCGCGCGGACATCGCAGCCCAGGTGCAGGCGGCGGCGCGCGGCATCGAGCAGGAGCGCAGCCGCCTCGCGGCGCTGATGTCCGAGCTCAGGCAGAGCGTGATCGTCTGCAACCTCGGCGGCCGCATCCTGCTCTACAACCCGCGCGCGCGGCTGCAGTTCGGCACGCCTTCCGCGGCCGGCGGCGCCGAACTCGTCGGGCTGGGCCGCTCCATCTACGCCGTGTTCGATCGCCAGCTCGTCGCCCATGCGCTGGCGCGCATCCGGCAACGCCTCCAGCGCGGCGACACGCAGCCGGCGGCACAGTTCATCACCAGCTCCCGCGCCGGCCGACTGCTGCGCGTGCAAGTGGCCCCGGTGCGCGACCCGTGCGCTGCGGCCGGGCAGGAGGCGCAACTGTCGGGCTTCGTGCTGATGCTGAACGACATGACCGTCGAGTTCGAGCAGGACGCCGAGCGCGACCGCGTGCTGCACGCACTCACCGAAGGCAGCCGCTCGTCGCTGGGCAGCCTGCAGGCGGCCGTGGACATGCTGGAGCTGCCCGACCTGGATTCGGCCGCGCGCGAGCGCTTCCTTCGGGTGGTGCGCGAGGAGGCGCACTCGATGACCGAACGCATCGGGTCGCTGGCGGCGAGCACCAGCGAAAGCCTGAAGACGCGCTGGCCGCTCGAGGAAATGCTGGGCGCCGATCTCGTGCAGGCCGCGCTGCGCCACCTCGAGGCTCACTCCCCCGTGAGCGCAAGCGCGGCAGATGTCGACTCCGCCCTGTGGCTGCGCGTCGACAGTTATGCATTGCTGCAGGCGCTGGCTTCGCTGGCGACGCGCCTGGCAGAGGAGTTCGACGTCGCCCGCGTGCAGCTGCGCCTGCGGCGCGAGGAGGGCCGTGCCCATCTCGACCTGGTCTGGAACGGGACACCGATCAGCACCGAGACGGCCGTGGGCTGGGAGTCCAGCCCGATGACGGTCGGGGGCGAAGCCAGCCCGCTGTCGGTGCGCGATGTAGTCGAGCGCCACGGCGGCACGCTGTGGTTCCAGCGCGAGCGTGCACGGCAGGAGTGCTTCTTCCGGCTGCTGCTGCCGCCAGCCCAGCCCAAGGAGGAGCCGGAGCCCGCTGCGCTGCCGCACGGCGACAGCCGGCCCGAGTTCTACGACTTCGACCTGTTCGGCGCCGGCGGGCAGACGCGCGCCCTCGGCGACCGGCGGCTGGTGGACCTGGCCTATACCGTCTTCGACACCGAGACCACCGGCCTCGATCCCGCGCTGGGCGACGAGATCCTGCAGATCGGCGCGGCGCGGATCGTCAACGGCAAGGTGCTGCGGCAGGAGCTCTTCGAGCAGCTGGTCAACCCCGGCCGGCCCATCCCAGCCGCCGGCATTGCCATCCATGGCATCACGCCCGCGATGGTCGCTGGCCAGCCCGGCATCCGCGAGGTGCTGCCGGCCTTCCACGCATTCGCCGGCGACACCGTGCTGGTGGCCCACAACGCCGCCTTCGACATGCGCTTTCTGCAGATGAAGGAGGCCGGCGCCGCCGTGCGCTTCGAACAGCCTGTGCTCGACACGCTGCTGTTGTCCGCGGTGGCAAGCCCGCAGCAGGCGTCGCACGACTTGGAAGCCATCGCCACGCGCTTCGGCATCCCGGTGCTCGGCCGCCACACCGCGTTGGGCGACGCGTTGCTGACCGCGGAGATCTTCCTGTGCCTGATCCCGCTGCTGGCGGCGCGGGGCATCCACACGCTGGACCAGGCGCGCGATGCGGCCCAACGGACCTGGTATGCGCGCCTGAGCTACTGACCAAAGCGTGCCCGCGTCGA is drawn from Variovorax sp. PBS-H4 and contains these coding sequences:
- a CDS encoding Rrf2 family transcriptional regulator, with protein sequence MKLTAFTDYSLRMLIYLAAQPGRRATIAEIASSFGVSEHHLTKVAHALGKQGCLANVRGKGGGLSLARAPASINIGEVVRFTEASTIAECFGEGGGECRITGLCRLRGVLDEAVAAFHAVLHRYTLADLVGNREALSAIFFADRAPASAHAKGQA
- a CDS encoding metal-sulfur cluster assembly factor, which encodes MSAAPCSPAAFPYEGPEELRQPINEALSRVVDPEVAMNIVDVGLVYGVAVHDTAVHVRMTMTSAACPVIDLIVEDAEHELDKVIPSQLKIRTELVWEPPWTPARMSANAKRFMGW
- a CDS encoding NnrS family protein → MASFFAVRHAQPPAPRVHGFALWQLGFRPFYLLASAFAALSIAVWAAQFSGWLPLAYLQGPLWHAHEMLFGFLLAVIVGFLFTAGRNWSGRPTPTGVPLAALVALWLAGRVLVLTPLGWTAALVNAAFPLASAIALAVALVGARNRRNYFFVGLLLLMSAAALAFHLSVLGVVTLPAWIGIQLALDILLFIMAVMGGRVIPMFTNNGVPGAGATSRPGIERAALGGALALLAADASGLPPSAVGAVAIAAALAHLGRWLLWRPWKTLANPLVLVLHLAYAWIPLHLALRALASQGWVAPSLATHALTVGAAGGLVIGMMVRTARGHTARLLRADRVDTACFVLVLLAALVRVLVPLVAPSQTLVAILGSAVFWTCGFGLYALRYGPVLTRPRLDGNPG
- a CDS encoding bacteriohemerythrin; amino-acid sequence: MAASAPSEALALHLPFMDDACGEFIDLLTRVDEADNARLPSAWRDLVACAAENFAREDVWMRASGHAARKDHEIQHRVVLGVMREGALQAEEGRLLQVREMARQLRGWYEKHVQTMDAALALHLRSARIELPRAARPAKATPPVWPALCEAVEYVSSH
- a CDS encoding DUF485 domain-containing protein, yielding MDEDLVRRIASHPQYQALKSRRTRFGWILTLLMLVVYYGFVMLVAFDKPFLAQRLGEGVMTRGIPIGFGVILFTIAITAYYVKRANAEFDTLSEAVAKGVLK
- a CDS encoding cation acetate symporter, giving the protein MKASSLAARRALVLASLVAASAAAWAAGADLGQTQKQATNWTAIGMFGLFVLGTLFITKWAAAKTKSAADFYTAGGGITGFQNGLAIAGDYMSAASFLGISAAVMAAGYDGLIYSIGFLVGWPVITFLMAERLRNLGKFTFADVAAFRFKQSPVRIFAASGTLVVVAFYLIAQMVGAGQLIKLLFGLEYWIAVVIVGSLMMVYVLFGGMTATTWVQIIKACLLLGGATFMALSVLWHFGFSPEAMFAGAVKVKTDLALKDGKTAEAAAAIGQSIMGPGNFVKDPISAISFGMALMFGTAGLPHILMRFFTVPSAKEARKSVMWATGWIGYFYLLTFIIGFGAITFVLTNTQFIDTKGGLIGGGNMAAIHLANAVGGNVFLGFISAVAFATILAVVAGLTLSGASAVSHDLYATVVKDGKADSASELRVSRITTVALGILAVLLGIVFEKQNIAFMVSLAFAIAASANFPVLFMSVLWKGCTTRGAVIGGFLGLISSVALTVVSPSVWEATLGHPAGSALFPYASPCLFSMTLGFLGIWVFSLLDSSKRADVDKRGFLAQQVRSETGIGASGASGH
- a CDS encoding putative nucleotidyltransferase substrate binding domain-containing protein — encoded protein: MAGGEAERVPGPLLFPCDLEAIARQIDTAAGVSDLAGSAARVDAMVALLHDGGLKIERIAKLVGDLNKRLIARLWSLLAPPALVANGCLVVMGSEGRGEQLLKTDQDNALLLRDGFECPGLERIAAQFSGALAELGYPPCPGGIMLVNPLWRQPLAAFREALRDWVYGGAPEGPMHLAIFVDSRVVAGDATLLEQALDHLDVILDRTDVFFARFASAIERFDAHANWWHRLVARGDDEALDLKKLGTFPIVHGVRALALQQRLRATGTQERLRLLVERQLLDPLLARDVLDALHFLMGLKLSCQLRQKQAGRVPGNLVRPSELATLERETLRGALNIVRRFRGEIHLRFRLDAL